One Nitrospirota bacterium genomic window, AACTGATTGACCACCTTCCCGGCGCTCAACGCTTCTTGGGTCAGTTCGATGTCGTCTTGGTTGTCTTCGACCAGGAGAATGTCCACGGATTCCATTGTCACAGTGCTCCTTCTCGCCCCGTCGGTCGGTTGTTGCGTCCAAGGACTGCAGGAGGGTCATGGACCTGATGAGCTGGAATCGTCCTGTGCGCGATCGGCGGGCTCGCCTCCTTCAGGCACGCGAGGAATCGTGAAGAAGAAGGTGCTGCCCTGGCCCTCGACCGACTCCACCCAGATCCGGCCCCGATGAAAGTCCACGATCCGCTTCGCGATGGCCAGGCCGATCCCCGTGCCTTCATACTGCTCCGGCAGGTGGAGTCGGCGGAATAACTGGAAGATCTGGTCATGAAAGCGCGAGGGAATGCCGATCCCCTGGTCCCGGACCCAGAAGGTGGCCGTCCCGTCCTCCGCGCGGCCGCCCACGGTGATCCGCGGCGGCTCCCCGGGTCTCACGTACTTGATCGCGTTCGTCAGCAGGTTCTGCCAGACCTGCGCCAAGCGGACCCGATCGCCCCAGACGTCCGGCAGCGTCCCTTCGTAGCGCAGCTCGGCCCCGTGCCTCTGCAGCGATTCGCCGAGCTCCGCCCGGACCTGGCCGACCACCTGCTCCATGCGGACCATCTCGAAGGGATGGGTGATCCGCTCGATCCGGGAGTATTCCAGGAGATCGTTGATCAGATTCGCCATTCGCCTGCTGCCGGACTGGATGCGGGCGAGATAATGCCGCTCTCGCTCATCCAGCCGTCCCGCTGTCCGCTTGAGGAGCAGCTCGGCAAAGCCGTGGATGCCCCGTAGGGGCGTCTGGAGATCATGCGAAACGGCATAGACGAAGCTCTCCAGTTCCGCGTTGCTCGTCCGGAGGGCGGCCTCCAATCGTTTGGCGGCCGTGATGTCCTTGCTGAGGCCGACGGTGCCCAGCGGCCGACCCTCAGGATCCCGGTGGGGCGAGAGGGTCAGGCTGATCGTCACCGGACGGCCGTCCTTGGCGCGGAGCCGGACCTCCCGGCCGACGACATGGCCCGTTGCCTCCAACTCGGCCAGGACCGCCTGCCGCTCCTGGGGGTCCCCATACAGGTCCGCGATCGGCGTGCCAAGCACCTCGGCTGCCGCATAGCCCAGCACCTGCTCCGCCCCCCGGTTGAACCGGGTGATCCGTCCCTCTCGATCGGTGAAGATGATGAGGTCCGGCGAATGGTCCAGCACGTTCGCCAGTTGCGCCTGGGCCGCCCGGTGCTGCGCTTCGGCCTGGCGCACCTCGTCCAGCAGCCGGACATTCTCGATCACGACGCCAGCCTGGGCCGCCAGCGCCGCGATCACCTGCGCGTCGGTCTCGGTGAACTCCTCCGTCCCCTGTTTCTCCGTGAGGTAGAGCTGTCCAAAGGGCTGGCCATGGGCCCGGATCACGACCCCCAGGAAGGACCGCATGGGCGGGTGATGGGGTGGGAACCCCACCGACGCCGGATGATGCGTGAGATCCGTCAGACGCAGGACGGAGCCGTCGGGTGGGAGGGCTCCCAACAGCCCCCGGCCCGTGGGGAGCCCGCCAATCGCCCGCTGGGTGGCGTCATCCATCCCGGAGACGATGAACGGGGGGAGTCGGGGATCGCCGGACTGGGGCAATGCGAGGGCGGCATACCGCGCCCCCGTCAGGTTCCGGGCCGCCTCCGTGATCTGCGACAGCAGGCGTTCCAAGTTGGGCTCGGCCGTGAGCGTCCGCGCCGTCTCGATCAAGGTCTGCAGCGCGGCGGCCCGTTCCTCGCTGACACGCACGGACGCCGTTAAGGCCTGGCTGGTCTCGTGCAGCGCCCGCTCTTCCCGCACCAACCACCGCACCGCCCACACCCCGAAGCCGGTCAGCGGCGCCACCACGAGCAGGCCGATGCCGCCCACCCGCCAGATGAGGCGGTCGATCGGCGCGTAGACGGCCGCGCGGTCCAGCCGCGCCAGGACGGTCCAGTCCAAGCCAAGGAAGCGGCCATAGCCGTGCGTCCGGGCATAGCCGGTCACGACCGGGACCCGGCGGCGGACATGCAATTCCTCCACAAAGCCGGACTGTCCCGCTCGCGCCTCCGCGGCTAGCCTGGCGGAGGGGAGCCCCTCTTCCAGCAGGTTCACCGGGCCTCCTGATTGAGGGGTCCGCTCCGTGATCACCGTGCCCTGACGATCCAGAAGCACCCAGTCATAGGGATGCCCCGCTTCCGCGGCCAGCCGACTCACCTGGTCCAGGAAGCGGCGCAGAACGTCCAGCGAGATCCGGCTGCTCACCACCCCGCGGATCTCCCCATGTGGTCCACGGATGGGGGCGGAAAACGAAAGGGTCCCCGGCTGCCCACTCCCCGGAGCCAGCGAGGGGCCTTCGACCACCGGAGCGGGCACGGATCGCCGTCCCGCGACAAACCAGGCTTCCTGGCTCGCATCCCGGTCCAGTCGGCTCGAATCGGTGGAGGCCCGAACCCGCCCAGTGGCATCGGCGAGGTCGATCCAGGCGTAGTACCCGTAGGCGTCGCGCGCGAGCCGCAAGGCCGTCGCTTGCTCAGCCGACGTGCCGGCGTGCAACGCCGGATGCTCGGCCAAGAGCTGGATGT contains:
- a CDS encoding ATP-binding protein; the encoded protein is MTLPVILLVCFTVGVALGLYVLAAVRAALVRDWGTALAGRAVSTAEALDRFLFERVGDIQLLAEHPALHAGTSAEQATALRLARDAYGYYAWIDLADATGRVRASTDSSRLDRDASQEAWFVAGRRSVPAPVVEGPSLAPGSGQPGTLSFSAPIRGPHGEIRGVVSSRISLDVLRRFLDQVSRLAAEAGHPYDWVLLDRQGTVITERTPQSGGPVNLLEEGLPSARLAAEARAGQSGFVEELHVRRRVPVVTGYARTHGYGRFLGLDWTVLARLDRAAVYAPIDRLIWRVGGIGLLVVAPLTGFGVWAVRWLVREERALHETSQALTASVRVSEERAAALQTLIETARTLTAEPNLERLLSQITEAARNLTGARYAALALPQSGDPRLPPFIVSGMDDATQRAIGGLPTGRGLLGALPPDGSVLRLTDLTHHPASVGFPPHHPPMRSFLGVVIRAHGQPFGQLYLTEKQGTEEFTETDAQVIAALAAQAGVVIENVRLLDEVRQAEAQHRAAQAQLANVLDHSPDLIIFTDREGRITRFNRGAEQVLGYAAAEVLGTPIADLYGDPQERQAVLAELEATGHVVGREVRLRAKDGRPVTISLTLSPHRDPEGRPLGTVGLSKDITAAKRLEAALRTSNAELESFVYAVSHDLQTPLRGIHGFAELLLKRTAGRLDERERHYLARIQSGSRRMANLINDLLEYSRIERITHPFEMVRMEQVVGQVRAELGESLQRHGAELRYEGTLPDVWGDRVRLAQVWQNLLTNAIKYVRPGEPPRITVGGRAEDGTATFWVRDQGIGIPSRFHDQIFQLFRRLHLPEQYEGTGIGLAIAKRIVDFHRGRIWVESVEGQGSTFFFTIPRVPEGGEPADRAQDDSSSSGP